Proteins encoded together in one Quercus lobata isolate SW786 chromosome 3, ValleyOak3.0 Primary Assembly, whole genome shotgun sequence window:
- the LOC115978906 gene encoding cell cycle checkpoint control protein RAD9A isoform X2, with the protein MELSLSGNAIKTFARCITCLARVGNELAIQASPSQLAFHTLNSSRSAYQSITFKPDFFDVYTVSGNQVQCSVLLKAICSLLRTPIASIDNLSVKLPDPDASKVQWALECYSGMRKTYWITCNVEPDIQHLSLDRTKFPSNFVVRPRDLNRLLVNFQSSLQEITIIATEQTSLPSDAANEIGGKAVELRSYIDPTKENDSSLHTQLWIDPTEEFLQYTHTGDPVDVTFGVKELKAFLSFCEGCEVDIQLYFEKAGEPILMAPKFGLDDGSSSTFDSTLVLASMLISQLREGNHSEPPQAATTTHGQDEHGASQAQHDRCIPNVSEHPSDHTRIWSELSAKSGSGSGIGTEERQFQGETNLNANQQREMQRISTMQISKAASTRENEPADPNIFHPMEKDYAEEARDGPVSQRHPSNWVDADEDDDDDDGNADELCVQSTPPYYEEH; encoded by the exons ATGGAATTGAGTCTGAGCGGGAATGCGATCAAGACCTTTGCTCGGTGCATCACGTGTCTCGCACGTGTCGGCAACGAGCTTGCAATTCAAGCCTCTCCTTCTCag CTCGCTTTTCACACTCTCAATTCATCGCGGTCAGCTTATCAGTCCATTACATTTAAGCCTGATTTCTTTGATGTCTATACAGTTTCTGGTAACCAAGTCCAATGCAGTGTGCTTTTGAAG GCCATTTGTTCTCTTCTTAGGACACCTATTGCAAGTATTGATAATTTGAGTGTGAAGTTGCCTGATCCTGATGCATCAAAAGTGCAATGGGCGTTAGAATGCTATAGTG GCATGAGGAAAACCTATTGGATTACTTGCAATGTTGAACCCGATATACAACATTTATCTCTTGATAGGACAAAATTCCCAAGTAACTTTGTAGTGAGGCCTCGTGATCTCAATAGATTGCTTGTTAATTTTCAGTCCTCTCTTCAGGAGATTACTATCATTGCAACAGAACAGACCTCCTTACCTTCTGACGCTGCAAATGAAATAGGAGGAAAAGCTGTCGAACTTAGAAGTTATATAGATCCAACCAAAG AGAATGATTCATCGCTGCACACTCAACTATGGATAGATCCTACAGAAGAGTTTTTGCAGTATACTCACACTGGAGACCCAGTAGATGTGACATTTGGTGTGAAAGAATTGAAG gcctttctttctttttgtgaaGGCTGTGAAGTTGACATtcaattgtattttgaaaaggCTGGAGA GCCTATTCTCATGGCACCAAAATTTGGGTTAGATGATGGGTCCAGCTCAACCTTTGATTCTACACTTGTACTTGCAAGCATGCTTATATCACAGCTCCGTGAAGGGAATCACTCAGAACCTCCACAAGCAGCTACCACAACACATGGCCAGGATGAGCATGGGGCATCCCAAGCTCAACATGATAGGTGTATACCAAATGTTTCTGAGCATCCATCTGATCACACCAGAATTTGGTCTGAACTTTCTG CAAAAAGTGGTAGTGGCAGTGGTATTGGTACTGAAGAAAGGCAGTTTCAAGGGGAAACAAATTTGAATGCTAATCAGCAGAGGGAGATGCAAAGAATTAGCACAATGCAAATTTCAAAAGCTGCATCCACTAGAGAAAATGAGCCTGCAGATCCTAATAT CTTTCATCCTATGGAAAAGGATTATGCAGAAGAAGCCCGAG ATGGGCCAGTTTCACAACGTCATCCTAGTAACTGGGTGGATgcagatgaagatgatgatgatgatgatgggaaTGCGGATGAACTGTGTGTTCAGTCTACACCACCATACTATGAAGAACATTAG
- the LOC115980543 gene encoding uncharacterized protein LOC115980543 produces MDEVNSTESSQEVSNAESPLWQYVTKVEKPAGASVKSGGNTYFKCNYCDVVFMGSYSRVKAHLLQISGKGIRACRNVSKSHRLEMQQMHDQVEANKLEQEQRSQIPLPPPPPGRGIPISPFRRQERSDSSHSTNLVDAKRRKVTMNTTLEKAFQNNARHDLDSRIARMFYTGGLPFNFARNPHYRSFYAFAATHSIPGYLPPGYNALRTTLLQKERAHVERLLKPIKDSWLENGVSIVSDGWSDPQRRPLINVMAVSDGGPVFIKAIDGSGEFKDKHYIAGVLKDAIKEIGHEKVVQVITDNANVMKAAGALIEGEYPKIFWTPCVVHTLNLALKNICAAKNTEKNEVTYEECSWITRVADDASFIRVFIMNHSMRLAMFNEFCPLKLLQVADTRFASVVVTLKRLKLIKRCLQAMAISDQWASYREDDVGKAQKVKDMILSDLWWDNIDYILEFTAPIYDMLRIADTDKPCLHLVYEMWDSMIEKVKAVIYRHEGLEDDQYSSFWVVVYDILIDRWTKNSTPLHCLAHSLNPKYYSIEWISENPKRIPPHRDHEISMERSKCLERYFEDENDLTVVKYEFAKFSGGRFPSPSALTDRWTLLPLVWWQYHGSAFPTIQTLALKLLGQPCSSSCAERNWSTYKFIHSLKRNKMAHACAEDLVYVHSNLRLLSRRNEEYIHTATKMWDIAGDSWNESDMHGGAGILENAALTLDEPELEAIVIGNVNTSATTSESEVRSEAIDLEDDDICV; encoded by the exons ATGGACGAAGTTAATAGCACAGAAAGTTCACAAGAAGTGTCAAATGCTGAATCTCCTCTTTGGCAGTATGTGACTAAAGTAGAAAAACCGGCTGGTGCATCTGTTAAATCTGGTGGAAACACATATTTTAAGTGCAACTATTGTGATGTAGTTTTTATGGGATCCTATTCTAGGGTTAAGGctcatttattacaaatttctgGCAAAGGTATTAGAGCATGCCGTAATGTGTCAAAGAGTCATAGGTTGGAAATGCAGCAAATGCATGATCAAGTTGAGGCTAATAAGTTAGAGCAAGAACAGAGAAGTCAAATTCCCTTACCCCCACCTCCCCCAGGCCGTGGGATACCTATTTCCCCATTTCGGAGACAAGAAAGGAGTGATAGTAGTCATAGTACAAATCTGGTTGATGCTAAGAGGAGGAAGGTGACTATGAATACTACTTTGGAGAAAGCATTTCAGAATAATGCTAGACATGATTTAGATAGTAGAATTGCTAGGATGTTTTACACCGGTGGGCTTCCGTTTAACTTTGCAAGGAACCCACATTATCGTAGTTTCTATGCATTTGCTGCTACTCATAGCATTCCGGGTTATCTTCCTCCTGGATACAATGCTTTGAGAACAACACTTTTGCAAAAGGAAAGAGCTCATGTTGAAAGACTCTTGAAACCAATTAAGGACTCTTGGCTTGAAAATGGTGTAAGTATAGTTTCTGATGGATGGTCAGATCCACAAAGGAGGCCTCTTATTAATGTTATGGCTGTATCAGATGGGGGTCCAGTATTTATAAAGGCAATTGATGGGTCAGGTGAGTTCAAAGATAAGCATTACATTGCTGGGGTGTTGAAGGATGCTATCAAAGAGATTGGACATGAAAAAGTTGTCCAAGTCATCACTGataatgcaaatgtgatgaAGGCTGCTGGAGCTCTTATTGAGGGTGAGtatccaaaaatattttggacaccTTGTGTTGTCCACACTCTCAATCTAgctttgaagaatatttgtGCAGCAAAAAACACTGAAAAGAATGAAGTTACATATGAGGAATGTAGTTGGATTACACGTGTTGCTGATGATGCATCCTTCATACGTGTTTTTATCATGAACCATTCTATGAGGTTGGcaatgtttaatgaattttgtcCATTAAAATTGCTCCAAGTTGCTGATACTAGGTTTGCTTCGGTGGTTGTAACATTGAAAAGgttgaagttgataaaaagatGCCTTCAAGCCATGGCTATTAGTGACCAATGGGCTTCTTATAGGGAGGATGACGTTGGAAAAGCTCAAAAGGTGAAAGATATGATTCTAAGTGATCTTTGGTGGGATAATATTGATTATATCCTTGAATTCACGGCACCCATTTATGATATGCTACGAATAGCCGACACAGATAAGCCTTGTCTTCATCTTGTGTATgagatgtgggattccatgatAGAGAAGGTGAAAGCAGTGATATATCGACATGAAGGCTTGGAAGATGATCAATATAGCTCATTTTGGGTTGTGGTGTATGATATACTCATTGATCGGTGGACTAAAAATTCTACTCCACTACATTGCTTGGCTCATTCCTTAAATCCTAA GTATTATTCCATTGAATGGATTTCGGAGAATCCAAAACGCATCCCTCCACATCGGGATCATGAAATTTCTATGGAAAGAAGCAAGTGTTTGGAGCGATACTTTGAAGATGAGAATGACTTAACGGTGGTGAAGTATGAGTTTGCTAAATTTTCAGGAGGGAGGTTTCCTTCACCAAGTGCCTTGACGGATAGGTGGACCTTACTACCTTTGGTTTGGTGGCAATACCATGGCTCCGCATTTCCAACTATTCAAACCCTTGCCCTTAAACTTCTTGGACAACCATGCTCATCCTCATGTGCTGAGAGAAATTGGAGCACgtacaaattcattcattccttaaaaagaaacaaaatggctCATGCATGCGCTGAGGATTTGGTATATGTGCATTCTAATCTTCGACTCTTGTCAAGGCGCAATGAAGAGTACATACATACCGCAACAAAGATGTGGGATATTGCAGGAGACTCTTGGAATGAGAGCGACATGCATGGAGGAGCTGGAATTCTTGAGAATGCAGCTCTTACACTTGATGAGCCAGAGTTGGAGGCTATAGTTATTGGGAATGTTAACACTAGTGCTACTACTAGTGAAAGTGAAGTTCGAAGTGAAGCTATTGATCTTGAGGATGAtgatatttgtgtttga
- the LOC115982708 gene encoding calmodulin-like protein 3: MDPAELKRVFQMFDRNGDGRITKQELSDSLQNLGIYIPDRDMMQMIEKIDVNGDGFVDIDEFGVLYQTIMDERDEEEDMKEAFNVFDQNGDGFITVEELRSVLASLGLKQGRTVEDCKKMIKKVDVDGDGMVNFKEFKQMMKGGGFAALSSS; this comes from the coding sequence ATGGATCCTGCAGAACTGAAACGTGTATTTCAAATGTTCGATCGAAATGGAGATGGCCGGATCACAAAGCAGGAACTTAGTGACTCGTTACAAAACTTGGGCATCTATATCCCAGATAGAGATATGATGCAAATGATAGAAAAGATCGATGTAAACGGAGATGGGTTCGTCGATATTGATGAATTTGGGGTATTGTATCAGACAATAATGGATGAAAGGGATGAGGAGGAGGACATGAAGGAGGCATTCAATGTGTTTGATCAAAATGGTGATGGGTTTATCACTGTGGAGGAGTTGAGGTCAGTGTTGGCTTCCTTGGGGCTCAAGCAAGGCAGGACTGTAGAAGATTGCAAAAAGATGATCAAGAAAGTGGATGTGGATGGAGATGGAATGGTCAATTTCAAGGAGTTTAAGCAAATGATGAAAGGTGGTGGGTTTGCTGCCCTAAgttcaagttaa
- the LOC115978906 gene encoding uncharacterized protein LOC115978906 isoform X3: MRSRPLLGASRVSHVSATSLQFKPLLLSSLFTLSIHRGQLISPLHLSLISLMSIQFLAICSLLRTPIASIDNLSVKLPDPDASKVQWALECYSGMRKTYWITCNVEPDIQHLSLDRTKFPSNFVVRPRDLNRLLVNFQSSLQEITIIATEQTSLPSDAANEIGGKAVELRSYIDPTKENDSSLHTQLWIDPTEEFLQYTHTGDPVDVTFGVKELKAFLSFCEGCEVDIQLYFEKAGEPILMAPKFGLDDGSSSTFDSTLVLASMLISQLREGNHSEPPQAATTTHGQDEHGASQAQHDRCIPNVSEHPSDHTRIWSELSGSAAKSGSGSGIGTEERQFQGETNLNANQQREMQRISTMQISKAASTRENEPADPNIFHPMEKDYAEEARDGPVSQRHPSNWVDADEDDDDDDGNADELCVQSTPPYYEEH; this comes from the exons ATGCGATCAAGACCTTTGCTCGGTGCATCACGTGTCTCGCACGTGTCGGCAACGAGCTTGCAATTCAAGCCTCTCCTTCTCag CTCGCTTTTCACACTCTCAATTCATCGCGGTCAGCTTATCAGTCCATTACATTTAAGCCTGATTTCTTTGATGTCTATACAGTTTCTG GCCATTTGTTCTCTTCTTAGGACACCTATTGCAAGTATTGATAATTTGAGTGTGAAGTTGCCTGATCCTGATGCATCAAAAGTGCAATGGGCGTTAGAATGCTATAGTG GCATGAGGAAAACCTATTGGATTACTTGCAATGTTGAACCCGATATACAACATTTATCTCTTGATAGGACAAAATTCCCAAGTAACTTTGTAGTGAGGCCTCGTGATCTCAATAGATTGCTTGTTAATTTTCAGTCCTCTCTTCAGGAGATTACTATCATTGCAACAGAACAGACCTCCTTACCTTCTGACGCTGCAAATGAAATAGGAGGAAAAGCTGTCGAACTTAGAAGTTATATAGATCCAACCAAAG AGAATGATTCATCGCTGCACACTCAACTATGGATAGATCCTACAGAAGAGTTTTTGCAGTATACTCACACTGGAGACCCAGTAGATGTGACATTTGGTGTGAAAGAATTGAAG gcctttctttctttttgtgaaGGCTGTGAAGTTGACATtcaattgtattttgaaaaggCTGGAGA GCCTATTCTCATGGCACCAAAATTTGGGTTAGATGATGGGTCCAGCTCAACCTTTGATTCTACACTTGTACTTGCAAGCATGCTTATATCACAGCTCCGTGAAGGGAATCACTCAGAACCTCCACAAGCAGCTACCACAACACATGGCCAGGATGAGCATGGGGCATCCCAAGCTCAACATGATAGGTGTATACCAAATGTTTCTGAGCATCCATCTGATCACACCAGAATTTGGTCTGAACTTTCTG GAAGCGCAGCAAAAAGTGGTAGTGGCAGTGGTATTGGTACTGAAGAAAGGCAGTTTCAAGGGGAAACAAATTTGAATGCTAATCAGCAGAGGGAGATGCAAAGAATTAGCACAATGCAAATTTCAAAAGCTGCATCCACTAGAGAAAATGAGCCTGCAGATCCTAATAT CTTTCATCCTATGGAAAAGGATTATGCAGAAGAAGCCCGAG ATGGGCCAGTTTCACAACGTCATCCTAGTAACTGGGTGGATgcagatgaagatgatgatgatgatgatgggaaTGCGGATGAACTGTGTGTTCAGTCTACACCACCATACTATGAAGAACATTAG
- the LOC115980542 gene encoding protein SRC2-like, whose product MSHRTLDISSISAKDLKLKKVSCFPNKMGLYATVSIDGSSNSSEQKTPIDKNGGSNPIWNSPMKFIINDVPAAQQTIVVKLKAKRIIRGKVIGQVRVPMKELLDNYGDSKGENQISYTVVTPSGKAKGVVDLRLKFGELVNYPTGPGHGVVDVYQHPPTPAYGSGYPPALAYGGGYPPAPAYGGAYVPAPGYGPYSYMPYTAPAAPVQQPHRRVIPDLVAAGVEVVTLGALKGLVTNTFFGDGNGFNFLI is encoded by the coding sequence ATGAGCCACCGCACTTTGGATATCTCTAGCATTTCAGCCAAGGACTTGAAGTTGAAGAAAGTGAGTTGTTTCCCCAACAAGATGGGCTTGTATGCCACCGTTTCTATTGACGGTTCCAGCAACTCCTCTGAGCAGAAGACACCGATTGACAAAAACGGAGGCAGCAATCCAATATGGAACTCTCCCATGAAGTTCATCATCAACGATGTTCCTGCAGCCCAGCAGACCATTGTGGTGAAGCTCAAGGCCAAAAGGATAATCCGAGGAAAAGTTATTGGCCAAGTCCGTGTGCCCATGAAGGAACTGCTGGATAATTATGGTGATTCAAAGGGTGAAAATCAAATCAGCTATACTGTTGTTACCCCCAGTGGGAAGGCCAAAGGGGTAGTGGACCTTCGGTTGAAGTTTGGGGAGCTGGTAAATTATCCAACTGGACCTGGTCATGGGGTTGTGGATGTATATCAACACCCACCTACACCTGCTTATGGCAGCGGATACCCGCCTGCTTTGGCTTATGGTGGTGGGTACCCGCCTGCACCGGCTTATGGGGGAGCTTATGTTCCTGCACCTGGATATGGTCCTTATAGTTATATGCCATACACTGCTCCGGCTGCACCGGTGCAGCAGCCACACCGACGTGTCATTCCTGACCTTGTGGCGGCTGGGGTTGAAGTGGTGACCCTTGGTGCACTCAAGGGCTTAGTCACCAATACTTTTTTTGGTGATGGTAATGGCTTCAATTTTTTAATCTAG
- the LOC115978906 gene encoding cell cycle checkpoint control protein RAD9A isoform X1: protein MELSLSGNAIKTFARCITCLARVGNELAIQASPSQLAFHTLNSSRSAYQSITFKPDFFDVYTVSGNQVQCSVLLKAICSLLRTPIASIDNLSVKLPDPDASKVQWALECYSGMRKTYWITCNVEPDIQHLSLDRTKFPSNFVVRPRDLNRLLVNFQSSLQEITIIATEQTSLPSDAANEIGGKAVELRSYIDPTKENDSSLHTQLWIDPTEEFLQYTHTGDPVDVTFGVKELKAFLSFCEGCEVDIQLYFEKAGEPILMAPKFGLDDGSSSTFDSTLVLASMLISQLREGNHSEPPQAATTTHGQDEHGASQAQHDRCIPNVSEHPSDHTRIWSELSGSAAKSGSGSGIGTEERQFQGETNLNANQQREMQRISTMQISKAASTRENEPADPNIFHPMEKDYAEEARDGPVSQRHPSNWVDADEDDDDDDGNADELCVQSTPPYYEEH, encoded by the exons ATGGAATTGAGTCTGAGCGGGAATGCGATCAAGACCTTTGCTCGGTGCATCACGTGTCTCGCACGTGTCGGCAACGAGCTTGCAATTCAAGCCTCTCCTTCTCag CTCGCTTTTCACACTCTCAATTCATCGCGGTCAGCTTATCAGTCCATTACATTTAAGCCTGATTTCTTTGATGTCTATACAGTTTCTGGTAACCAAGTCCAATGCAGTGTGCTTTTGAAG GCCATTTGTTCTCTTCTTAGGACACCTATTGCAAGTATTGATAATTTGAGTGTGAAGTTGCCTGATCCTGATGCATCAAAAGTGCAATGGGCGTTAGAATGCTATAGTG GCATGAGGAAAACCTATTGGATTACTTGCAATGTTGAACCCGATATACAACATTTATCTCTTGATAGGACAAAATTCCCAAGTAACTTTGTAGTGAGGCCTCGTGATCTCAATAGATTGCTTGTTAATTTTCAGTCCTCTCTTCAGGAGATTACTATCATTGCAACAGAACAGACCTCCTTACCTTCTGACGCTGCAAATGAAATAGGAGGAAAAGCTGTCGAACTTAGAAGTTATATAGATCCAACCAAAG AGAATGATTCATCGCTGCACACTCAACTATGGATAGATCCTACAGAAGAGTTTTTGCAGTATACTCACACTGGAGACCCAGTAGATGTGACATTTGGTGTGAAAGAATTGAAG gcctttctttctttttgtgaaGGCTGTGAAGTTGACATtcaattgtattttgaaaaggCTGGAGA GCCTATTCTCATGGCACCAAAATTTGGGTTAGATGATGGGTCCAGCTCAACCTTTGATTCTACACTTGTACTTGCAAGCATGCTTATATCACAGCTCCGTGAAGGGAATCACTCAGAACCTCCACAAGCAGCTACCACAACACATGGCCAGGATGAGCATGGGGCATCCCAAGCTCAACATGATAGGTGTATACCAAATGTTTCTGAGCATCCATCTGATCACACCAGAATTTGGTCTGAACTTTCTG GAAGCGCAGCAAAAAGTGGTAGTGGCAGTGGTATTGGTACTGAAGAAAGGCAGTTTCAAGGGGAAACAAATTTGAATGCTAATCAGCAGAGGGAGATGCAAAGAATTAGCACAATGCAAATTTCAAAAGCTGCATCCACTAGAGAAAATGAGCCTGCAGATCCTAATAT CTTTCATCCTATGGAAAAGGATTATGCAGAAGAAGCCCGAG ATGGGCCAGTTTCACAACGTCATCCTAGTAACTGGGTGGATgcagatgaagatgatgatgatgatgatgggaaTGCGGATGAACTGTGTGTTCAGTCTACACCACCATACTATGAAGAACATTAG